TGCGTGAAGGTCCGCCGCACCGTCCCGGTCAAACTCGACGTGACCGACGAACAGGCGGACCTGCTTCATGAGACGATTGATGAGTTCTTGTGGGCCGCCAACTACGTTGTGGATGCTGCGTGGGACGGCGAGTGGGCTGAAACCCGCTCGTCCGTTCTACACGAGCAGACCTACGATGAAGTCCGCGAACAGACGCAGCTCCACAGCAACCACGTTCAATCAGCTCGTGACCGTGCCGTTGACGCACTCAAGAGTGTTGTCACCAAGTGGTCGAACGGCGAATATGCCTCGTTACCGACGTTTACCGCTAGGTTCTGTGACTACAACCAGCGCAACGCGACTTTCCACGACGACCACGCCTCGCTCTCGACTGTCGATGGACGCGTGACCGTCGAGTACATCTTACCCGACGAGACCCGTGATACGCCCCACTCGGAGTACCTGCGTAGCGACGACTGGGAACAAACCGGCGCAACGCTCCACCATCGCCGTGGCGATTTCTATCTCCACGTCCGAACAAAGGCGGACGTGGATAACCCCGAACCAGCCGAGAACGGAACGGTTCTCGGCGTGGACCTCGGGGTCGAGAACATCGCTGTCACTTCAACAGGTGTATTCTGGTCCGCTGATGAATTGAACCACTGGAGACAGGAGTTCGTTGAGCGCCGGAAGTCGCTCCAAGAGTGTGGGACACGGTATGCCCACGAGAACGTTCAGTCTGTCGGACGTAAGGAAGAGGGGCGCTTCAAGCAGTATCTGCACAGTGTAGCAAACGAACTGCTTGAAGAGGCTACAGAGAACGGCTGTACGGTGATCGCGTTCGAGAACCTGACGGATATCCGTGACCGGATGCCGAACGCCCGGAAGTTCCACGAATGGGCGTTCCGGCGACTGTACGAGTACGTCTCATACAAAGCCGAGGAATGTGGCATCTATGTCGAGCAGGTGAATCCGAACAATACGAGTCGGCGGTGTTCATCGTGCGGGTTCACCCACGAGGACAACCGCCCGTCGCAGGACACCTTTTGCTGTCAGTCCTGTGGATACGAGAACCACGCGGACTACAACGCGGCCAAGAACATCGGCTATCGACTCCTTCGCAACCAAACCGGGGGCGAAGGAGGCGTACCCGTAGGCGTGCGCTTGAACACCGGGATGCTGAACGCGAACGGGATCAAACCCGTACCGGATTCGGTTAGAGCGGGAGTCCATGGTGAAGACCCACCACTATAGCGGGGTTAGCCTACCTGTACCCGGAACGTCTCACCGGACGTCATCCGGTGTGACTGCCACAGCGACCGCGACGACGTCCCCGGCCTCGGATACTCGATCTGCGACGACCAGGGCTACCTCGTCGACGTGCTACAGCCGATCATCGACGCTCGCGACGAGATCAAGGCGGCCATCCGTCACGAGAAGGAACGGGACGACCCCGACGAGGACCGGCTGGCGGAACTCGAGGGACGGTCGGGAGCGCTGAAGTGGATCCTCGTCGCCTGCTTCGGCTATCAAGGGTTCAGCAACGCGAAGTTCGGCCGCATCGAGTGCCACGAAGCAATCAACGCGTTCGCTCGCGAAATACTGCTGACGGCGAAACAGCGGCTGGAAGCCGGCGGCTGGCGCGTCGTCCACGGCATCGTCGACTCCATCTGGGTGACCCCGGACCCCGACGTCGACGACAAGGACCGCGAGGACCTCGGGACGCTCGCGACGGCAATCACGGAAGAGGTCGAGATCCGGCTCGAACACGAAGCCCACTACGACTGGGTGGCGTTCGTGCCGCAGCGCGAGAGCGACGCCGGCGCGCTGACGAAGTACTTCGGGAAGGTCGCCGGCGACGACGACTTCAAGATCAGAGGTATCGAAGCCCGACAACGTTCGACCCCGCCGTTCATCGAGGACGTCCAGCGGGACTGTCTCGAACGGCTCGACGCGACTCGATCTCCGGACGGCGTACTCGACTGTCTTCAGGATGCTATCAAGCGCCTCCACGCTGGAACGGTGCCGGTCGAGCAGCTCGTCGAACGGAATCGTGTCTCTAAGCCACTCGAAGGATATACGCAAAACACCCAGAACGTGGCGGCGCTGAAGCGGGCACGGGAGCAGGACCTCGCCATCCATCCGGGACAGGATATCGAGTACGTAGTTGTCGACGACGAGAAAAATTCGCGAGAGCGGGTCGCGTTAGCCCACGAAGAAAGAGTCGTACGATGCGTCGTACTACGAGACGCAACTCGTCAGAGCTGTCGAGAGTGTCCTATCACCGCTGGGCTGGGATCGTAGCGAAATTCGGCGGACAATTGGTACGACTCGGAAGACGGAGCTGACCACCTTTACCGGGATCGATGATTAACCAACACTACTGGGAATTCGGAGCTATGTTGGTTAATATTGGATGTAACCACGTACTGCTGGAGCCCAGTCCAAGCCAAAGATGGTGAGGGAACGTCACTTAACTTGACTAATATCGGGATCAAGGTTCGATAGTCGGTTCCTAAATAGAAGTTAATTTGTGGTGCTGAAGGAGGAGGTGGAACATACACCTCTATCGATGTGTTTGAGACAGGTCACTGGTATCCGAGAAGCGAAATACATCGAGGATACAGACACCCCTCTATCGATGTGTTCCATAGGTCGACGTGAGGTGTTTGACCGAATACAAACGATGATGATAACGTCAAGTTAGAGTAGTCCTTCAGTAGCATCGCTCTATTTGCCGTAAAGTGACTTTATTTGGGTATCTAAGCTAACGAGAACTGAAACCCGGTTAGAAGGTGATGAACTCGACACATCGAACACATCGATAGAGGTGTGTGTGTGTTAGTGTGTTCTAGAAAGCTAGAAAGAAAGAAACAGATTCTTTTCTCAAGGGAAATCTGGGGGTTTAATCGGCTTGTGGGTGTAATTGGGGCGAAGAAGGGCTACCGACGATGGTTTGATCTAGAGATACTCTCCAATAGCCCCTCCCCCTTCGATCCGTTGAACACATCGATAGAGGGGTGTGTCTCTGGATCCACCGACTGAGTTAACACTTCGTCGGACGTCATGGATACAACTCATAACTGAGGATCGAATTTTTGAATTCGTGTAGATACCACCACCGGGCCGCTTTGAGAACCACTATGGGATTCGTCGGCGGCTGCTCACCGGCGAGTCCACGGGTGATGGACTCGATTTCGTCGGGGACGTCGGCGGAATCGACCTCTGCTGATTGCGTGTTGTCGATATCGACCGGGATCTCGTCGCTCGAGACGTTGTCTGGACTCTGTTGTTGACTCATTGAAAGTCACCTCTGAGAGCCTTCGAAGGAGCCCTCGCCCACGAGGAGATCAAGACCTACGACGCCTCGTACTACGAGACGCAACTGGTCAGAGCGATCGAGAGCGTGCTTTCTCCTCTTGGCTGGAATCGGCATAATATTCGACGGGAGCTCAATGAAACACGTGTAGTCAGTATCACGGACTGGATCTGACGAACTCCCTCCCCCCTTTTTCGAGTTGTAAGTCACGGAGTATTGGTCACTTCAGATGCTATGTAGAGAGAATAGAGTTCGCAAAAAAGGACGCAGAGACGATGAGACGTGATAATTCTCGGGATTGGGACTAGGTACGACATTTGGATATTCTCCATACCCACAGATTACGATCTTCTAGCTGAGCTAGAATATCTACTTCTTTTATCTCTATTACGGATGTGGTAAGCTAACGTACAACATAAACTTTCGCATTTCTAGTTGCAAGTTGCAGAAATGGATCTTTGGGTCTTCTATCGCGTGTATCCGCCATAATCGGCTGTTTTGCAGTTCCTCTTCCTGTTCACCCCCTCCCCGGCGTCACGAGTTTACAACTCGAAAAAGGGGGGAGAGGGTAAGATGGTCAAGTTTACCAAACGAGCTTCATCAGCCACCGTGTCTATTTGTCGGTATTACTCTCATTCGTGAACTGCTCATACGAGCGTCGCCCTTTCGCGACGATTCTGGTGCTTACAACTCGAAAACGGGGGGTCTGGGATACACCATTTCACCTTAAGCATCATTCGCACAATTCAGACGGTACAGATTTACACCTATATTCAGAGCGACTCACCGTTACTTACAACTCGAAAATGGGGAGGGTGGGCGAATCGGACTCGGTGTGATACCGCCCCTCGAAGTCTTACAACTCGAAAACGGGGGGTCTGGGTCATCGAGGAGTTTCGATGATAGAGATTCTTGGCGACCCCTTACAACTCGACAACGGTGGGTAATAGATTCCGAAGACGGTATTTGACTCTTTTCGAGAATACAGGGCTGTGGTCGGTGGATTGCCTGTTTTCACTAGGTTACAACTCCACAAAGGTCCATATTTTTATACCCGGAGTTCGAGGGGGTTCATAATGGGACGAGAGGGACGTAGAGCAGGATCGAATCATCCAGAAGATGAGGAGGATCGCGAATCCTCTTCTGCTGATCCTGAAAACCCTGAGTCGACGGGTGGTGATGGTGATTCGCCCGATACGTCACAAACGACGTTCGAGAAGGGCTCGGATCCGGTTGATTCGTCTCAACAAGCAACCAACGGCGACGGTGGCGGCATCTCAATTCGTGATCGACTCCAAACCGAGTCGTCCGGGGGCGTTTTCGCGAACAAAGACCTCGTTCGATCAGATACTATCATCGACGAGGATCGTATCGTCGGTCGTGATGACCAACTGGGCCGTGTCGTCGACAATCTGAAACCGGTACTCCAGAATGAAGGCATCCCGGATATGCTTCTGAGTGGTCCCTCTGGAACTGGGAAGTCGCTCATCATTCATGCAGTCTGCAAACAGATCGTCGAACTGTGTGAATCTCAAGGCAAGACGTTCGGGGTCATTTCAATCAACTGCGAGGGGCCGAAGACTGCTGATCGGGCGGTCTATCGGTTAGTTAAAGCTGCTGCCGACGACCTCGGCGTCGATCCTGGAGTTCCCCAAACCGGAGTTTCAACGGATCAGAAGCTGGAGCGACTGTACGAACTGATGCGCGAGTACTACGACGGTGTGATCTTCATTCTCGATGAAATCGATATGCTTGAAGGACCGTATCAGGAAGCAGAGTATAATTCTCTCATCTACCAGCTTTCACGGGCGCGAAAACTCGCCGATTTTGATGGTCCGATTTCACTCACGACTATCACGAACTACGCCGATTTTATGAAGGACCTCAACAGCCGCGCACAGAGTTCTTACAATCCTGACGATATCTTCTTCGACGATTACGATGCGAATCAACTCCGTAGTATTCTCCGCAACCGACGGGACGCCTTCAAACCAGAATCGCTTGCGGATGATGTTGTTCCGCTTGTTGCTGCGTTCGGATCCCAAACCCATGGGGATGCGCGGAAAGCGATTGATCTCCTCAGATGGGCTGGTGAATTAGCCGAGCGGCGTGGAGCCGACACAGTTACCGAGGCTGATGTCCGTGATGCTCAGGAGAAATACACCGAAAACCGCAAGCTCCGCCATATTAGCGGCATTTCGACTCAAAAGAAACTCTCCATCTACGCCGTGGCGGCGACGGCCAACTACGCAAGAGAACATCCTGAGTGGATCCCTGCTGGACCTGCGTTCAAGACGTACCAATTCATTGCTGATACGATGGACGCAGACCAGTACAGTCGCGAGACGTTCGTGAATCACGTCACAGAGCAGAGTACGTACGGTGTGTTGGACTTCGAGCGTCGAGGCAAGGGGCGAGGCAGAGGAGTGCATATGTATTTCTCCCTCTCCGAGG
This genomic interval from Halobellus litoreus contains the following:
- a CDS encoding Cdc6/Cdc18 family protein; amino-acid sequence: MGREGRRAGSNHPEDEEDRESSSADPENPESTGGDGDSPDTSQTTFEKGSDPVDSSQQATNGDGGGISIRDRLQTESSGGVFANKDLVRSDTIIDEDRIVGRDDQLGRVVDNLKPVLQNEGIPDMLLSGPSGTGKSLIIHAVCKQIVELCESQGKTFGVISINCEGPKTADRAVYRLVKAAADDLGVDPGVPQTGVSTDQKLERLYELMREYYDGVIFILDEIDMLEGPYQEAEYNSLIYQLSRARKLADFDGPISLTTITNYADFMKDLNSRAQSSYNPDDIFFDDYDANQLRSILRNRRDAFKPESLADDVVPLVAAFGSQTHGDARKAIDLLRWAGELAERRGADTVTEADVRDAQEKYTENRKLRHISGISTQKKLSIYAVAATANYAREHPEWIPAGPAFKTYQFIADTMDADQYSRETFVNHVTEQSTYGVLDFERRGKGRGRGVHMYFSLSEDPETIMETIREDSRFEDLAHEEATISAVVRERLKQFRSKN
- a CDS encoding RNA-guided endonuclease InsQ/TnpB family protein; this encodes MKVRRTVPVKLDVTDEQADLLHETIDEFLWAANYVVDAAWDGEWAETRSSVLHEQTYDEVREQTQLHSNHVQSARDRAVDALKSVVTKWSNGEYASLPTFTARFCDYNQRNATFHDDHASLSTVDGRVTVEYILPDETRDTPHSEYLRSDDWEQTGATLHHRRGDFYLHVRTKADVDNPEPAENGTVLGVDLGVENIAVTSTGVFWSADELNHWRQEFVERRKSLQECGTRYAHENVQSVGRKEEGRFKQYLHSVANELLEEATENGCTVIAFENLTDIRDRMPNARKFHEWAFRRLYEYVSYKAEECGIYVEQVNPNNTSRRCSSCGFTHEDNRPSQDTFCCQSCGYENHADYNAAKNIGYRLLRNQTGGEGGVPVGVRLNTGMLNANGIKPVPDSVRAGVHGEDPPL